A region of the Mesoterricola sediminis genome:
CTGCGGCTGAACGTCCGGGCAGGCTATGGCATCCCATAGCTGGGGAGGACGCCATGGACGGACTGAAGCAGGTGGTGCTGGCGGGGGGAACCGGCCTGGTGGGCCGCCATTTGCGCGCCGCCCTGGCGGCGGCCGGCACGCGGGTGACCCTTCTGACCCGGAACCCGGCGGCGACGCCGGGCGCCGTCGGGTGGGACGCCCTGCCCGGCGTGCTGGAGGGGGCGGACGCCGTCATCAACCTGGCCGGCGAAGGCATCGCGGACCAGCGCTGGTCCCCCGACCGCAAGCGGGCGCTCATCGACAGCCGGGTGGATTCCACCCGGCGGATCACCGCCGCCCTGGCCCAGGCCGCCGCCCCGCCCCCCGTCCTGGTGAACGCCAGCGCCACGGGCTTCTACGGCAACCGGGACGACCGGCCCGTGGACGAGTCCGCCCCTTCGGGCACCGGCTTCCTGGCCGAGGTGTGCCGCGCCTGGGAGGCCGCCGCCGACACCGCCCCCGCCGGGGTGCGGGTGGTGAAGCTGCGCATCGGCGTCGTCCTCGCCCGGGACGGGGGCGCCCTGTCCAAGATGGCCCTGCCGGTGCGGCTCTTCCAGGGCGCGAAGCTGGGCGACGGCCGCCAGGGCCTCAGCTGGATCCACATCGACGACCTGGTGGCCATGGTCCTGGAGGCGGCCCGGAATCCCGCCTGGGCCGGCGCCGTGAACGCCGTGGCCCCCGCGCCCCTCTCCAACGAGGCCTTCACCCGCGCCCTGGCCCGCACGCTCCACCGCCCCGTGCTCCCCGTGCCGGCCTTCCTGACCCGGGCGGCGGTGAAGCTGCTGGTGGGCGAGATGGCGGACGAGATGCTCCTGGGCGGCGTCCACGTGGTCCCCGCCCGGGCCCAGGCCCTGGGCTTCACCTTCCGCTACCCCCACG
Encoded here:
- a CDS encoding TIGR01777 family oxidoreductase; this translates as MDGLKQVVLAGGTGLVGRHLRAALAAAGTRVTLLTRNPAATPGAVGWDALPGVLEGADAVINLAGEGIADQRWSPDRKRALIDSRVDSTRRITAALAQAAAPPPVLVNASATGFYGNRDDRPVDESAPSGTGFLAEVCRAWEAAADTAPAGVRVVKLRIGVVLARDGGALSKMALPVRLFQGAKLGDGRQGLSWIHIDDLVAMVLEAARNPAWAGAVNAVAPAPLSNEAFTRALARTLHRPVLPVPAFLTRAAVKLLVGEMADEMLLGGVHVVPARAQALGFTFRYPHVDAALPGLLT